TTTTGCAAACCAGCGGGTGCCCACGTCGTATAGGACTTACACGACTTATAGGAAAAGACAGGGAAAACAATTCAGCTGGCGCCCAAGGCCAACCATTCATGATTTTTTCTTCAGAACGCCCGGTCAAACGCTCGACGGTATTTCATCGTAATTTCATGCTCTTCGCCGAGAAACCGGAAAATGGCGATACAGGCCTTGCGTGAACCATCGTCGTCGTAATAGCGGTTTGTCCGCAGAACCGAGATGAAATGTTCGAGCGCACTGTCCATATCTCCCTTCCGCAGGCTTTCGACAGCCTCACCATAAGCCTCGCGGCCCTCCCCATCCGGAAAGGCTGATGCGGGACGAACAAGCAACGCACCGAGAGTCCGGACAGACTCGCTCAGATCAGCGTAATCCGGCTCTGCTTCGAGCGTCTCGGCAAGTCTGAGCGCCTCTTCTGGACGTGAAAACAGAATCAGCCGGGCCAGCATGGCGGCAGCGTCCCTGTTCTCCGGCTCTTTGGCCAAAACTCCCTCGAGCAGCGTGATTGCCACTGCGTCGTTGCCTGCGGCCATCTCGGCAGCTGCACGCGCCACCTCCTCGGCCCAGGGACTTGGCAACGCTTTGGCGAGCCACTGTTCAATCTGGTATTCCGGAAGAGCTCCGGTGAATTCGTCGATAACCACACCGTTTGAAAACAGCTTCACATTGGGAATACTCCTGATGCCATATTGCGCCGAAATCTCGGGAAACTCTTCGGTATTGACCTTCACGAGCACCCATTTTCCGGCATGACGCTCAGCAAGTTTCTCAAGCACTGGAGCGAGAATGCGGCAAGGCCCGCACCACTGCGCCCAGAAATCCACAAGAACCGGAACGGTTTTGCTTCGCTCGATGACATCGTTCTGAAAATCAAAAGGGATACGGCTCTGCATTAATCGTGTAGTTTTATCATTAGATTCCGGCCATGTGCATTTGTGCCGGAAAAAGTCAAAAAAACCAACTGCGTTCTAATAAAACACTTTTCAGGTTTAAAAAAACGTTCTGATGAAACTCGTACCTGAAAACCCTGCAAAAAAGTTCAGTACTCTCCAGGAAAAAAGGCTGATCCATGAAAATCAGCCGTGCTGCTTGAGTTCGGTAGAGACTTTCCTCAGATAATCAGAAGCCTCTTCGAGATGTCTGAGCGCCTGGCGGATTTCGTAATCGTCATCAGCATCGACTCTGGCACGTTCAAGACGTTTCCGGGCATCCTCAATGGCATCAGAGGCAAGCTGAAGGGTTGAATGGACAGACATATGGCTCCTCTCCTTCTCATTGAGTGGTCAGAATGAAAACCCCTTAATCTTTTGTAATGTAATAAAAGAGATCCCGTGTCATACAACTGAACGCCTTGCACCTCGCCCTTCGAAACGTGACTCTTTCCCTGCAAAACAAAACTCTGAACCGAATCCGGATGTTCTATCTGTATAGTCCACACAGCTCTCAATCTTTCCGATAACGACTTATGAAAAAACCATTTCAGGCGTTTTTACTGTTTTCTCTGTTTATTGCGCCATCGATCGTAAAAGCAGACCGCTCTTCTACCGGAAAAATCGAAGTTCTCATCGACAACGTGCGAAGCACTGATGGTATTGTCGACGTGGCGCTGTTCAGCACAAAAAAGGGATTCCCTGATAAAAGCGCGCTGGCTATTGAAGGGCGGAGCATCCCTGCAGAAAAGTGCTGCAAGGTGATCTTCGAGAATGTTCCGTATGGCGCTTACGCCATCAGCGTGCTTCACGATGAAAACGGCAACGGCAAAATGGACAAGGGCTTGTTCGGCATCCCGAAAGAGGGATTCGGCACCTCAAACAACCCCGAAATCAAAATGGGACCACCCTCTTTTTCCGACTCGCGCTTCGATCTCAAGAGC
The nucleotide sequence above comes from Chlorobaculum tepidum TLS. Encoded proteins:
- a CDS encoding DUF2141 domain-containing protein; protein product: MKKPFQAFLLFSLFIAPSIVKADRSSTGKIEVLIDNVRSTDGIVDVALFSTKKGFPDKSALAIEGRSIPAEKCCKVIFENVPYGAYAISVLHDENGNGKMDKGLFGIPKEGFGTSNNPEIKMGPPSFSDSRFDLKSKEITLHIDMKYLRKPENQNQR
- the trxA gene encoding thioredoxin, whose amino-acid sequence is MQSRIPFDFQNDVIERSKTVPVLVDFWAQWCGPCRILAPVLEKLAERHAGKWVLVKVNTEEFPEISAQYGIRSIPNVKLFSNGVVIDEFTGALPEYQIEQWLAKALPSPWAEEVARAAAEMAAGNDAVAITLLEGVLAKEPENRDAAAMLARLILFSRPEEALRLAETLEAEPDYADLSESVRTLGALLVRPASAFPDGEGREAYGEAVESLRKGDMDSALEHFISVLRTNRYYDDDGSRKACIAIFRFLGEEHEITMKYRRAFDRAF